Proteins encoded by one window of Agelaius phoeniceus isolate bAgePho1 chromosome 3, bAgePho1.hap1, whole genome shotgun sequence:
- the SAYSD1 gene encoding SAYSvFN domain-containing protein 1, whose amino-acid sequence MAATVERRLAEFRAARRSAAAAPRPVEPPGKAAAPEAAEGPRAAAEGPSGGAQVRPGAAAAPLWARPLLLKVLLWAVLLALFAELELGLPYFVLSLLYWMYAGTRGPAERRPGELSAYSVFNPGCAAIAGTLTAEQLERELHYRPAAGS is encoded by the exons ATGGCGGCCACCGTGGAGCGGCGCCTCGCCGAGTTCCGTGCCGCCCGCCGCAGCGCTGCCGCCGCTCCGCGTCCAGTCGAGCCGCCGGGAAAGGCCGCGGCTCCGGAGGCCGCCGAGGGACCACGGGCAGCCGCGGAGGGCCCGAGCGGCGGCGCTCAG GTCCGGCCCGGCGCGGCGGCCGCTCCGCTGTGGGCGCGCCCGCTGCTGCtgaaggtgctgctgtgggccgtgctgctggcactgttCGCCGAGCTGGAGCTCGGGCTGCCCTATTTCGTCCTCTCCCTGCTCTACTGGATGTACGCCGGCAcccgcggccccgccgagcGGCGGCCCGGCGAGCTCAGCGCCTACTCCGTCTTCAACCCCGGCTGCGCCGCCATCGCCGGGACGCTGACGGCCGAGCAGCTGGAGCGGGAGCTGCACTACCGGCCCGCCGCCGGCAGCTag